In a single window of the Micrococcaceae bacterium Sec5.7 genome:
- the dnaG gene encoding DNA primase, with translation MAGLIKREDIDEVRQRTDIKEVVDGYVTLKGAGLGTFKGLCPFHDERSPSFTVRPQVGRYHCFGCGEDGDVIAFVQKLDHTTFHEAVEKLAARIGFELRYEDGGTGPNREEVGKRQRLLDAHKIADEFFRAQLLTADAAEGRKFLQGRGFDRAAADQFGVGYAPQGWDALLKHLRGRGFTDPELKLTGMFSEGNRGIYDRFRGRLIWPIRDIAGDTIGFGARKLYEEDQGPKYLNTPETTLYKKSQVLYGIDLAKRSIAKERQLVVVEGYTDVMACHLAGIPTAVATCGTAFGTEHIKIARRLLSDDGTGGEVIFTFDGDAAGQKAALRAFEEDQRFVAQTYVAVEPGGSDPCELRQAKGDEAVRDLINTRRPLFEFAIRAALKRHNLDTVEGRVAALRESAPVVAQIRDAGIRPAYARELAGWLGMAIEDVSRAVGAAAKRLAQPAAQAAGAPGAPAQGGGPGVALLPPSGVVPSYNRPDPRDPVASMERQALEVALQEPAMLEGETWERFTAARFSTPAYQAVHDAIRAAGLGNAGDPVRWVEQLLQEVPEPLRLLVSELAVVPLPASTAEGVQKYCRDILARLFELQITRVKADKMGQLQRLDSSAGPEDFQRLNRELMLLEMERRSLRSDS, from the coding sequence GTGGCTGGGCTGATCAAACGTGAAGATATCGACGAAGTACGCCAGCGCACGGACATCAAGGAAGTGGTTGACGGCTACGTCACGCTTAAGGGCGCCGGGCTGGGAACGTTCAAGGGCCTGTGCCCCTTTCACGACGAGCGCTCGCCGTCGTTTACCGTCCGCCCCCAGGTGGGCAGGTACCACTGCTTCGGCTGCGGCGAGGATGGCGACGTTATTGCCTTTGTGCAGAAGCTGGACCACACCACCTTCCACGAGGCCGTGGAAAAACTGGCGGCCCGGATCGGCTTCGAACTGCGCTATGAGGACGGCGGCACCGGCCCTAACCGCGAGGAAGTCGGGAAGCGCCAGCGCCTCCTGGACGCCCACAAGATTGCCGATGAATTCTTCCGCGCCCAGCTGCTGACAGCCGACGCAGCGGAGGGCCGCAAATTTCTGCAGGGCCGCGGGTTCGACCGGGCGGCGGCGGACCAGTTCGGCGTCGGCTATGCCCCGCAGGGCTGGGACGCCCTGCTCAAGCACCTCCGCGGCCGCGGTTTCACTGACCCCGAGCTTAAGCTGACGGGGATGTTTTCTGAGGGGAACCGTGGCATCTACGACCGCTTCAGGGGCCGTCTGATCTGGCCCATCCGGGACATCGCCGGCGATACCATCGGCTTCGGCGCGCGCAAGCTCTATGAGGAGGATCAGGGCCCCAAATACCTGAACACGCCCGAAACCACGCTGTACAAGAAGTCCCAGGTGCTTTATGGGATCGACCTCGCCAAGCGCAGCATCGCCAAGGAACGCCAGCTGGTGGTGGTGGAGGGGTACACGGATGTCATGGCCTGCCATCTCGCGGGAATCCCGACGGCGGTGGCCACCTGCGGCACGGCCTTCGGTACTGAACACATCAAGATCGCCCGCCGGCTGCTGTCCGACGACGGCACCGGGGGAGAGGTCATCTTCACCTTCGACGGCGACGCAGCCGGACAGAAGGCGGCGCTGCGGGCTTTTGAAGAGGACCAGCGCTTCGTGGCGCAGACCTACGTCGCTGTGGAGCCGGGCGGCTCTGACCCGTGTGAGCTGCGGCAGGCCAAGGGTGACGAAGCAGTGCGTGACCTCATCAACACCCGGCGCCCGCTGTTTGAATTCGCCATCCGCGCGGCCCTGAAGCGCCACAACCTGGACACCGTCGAAGGGCGCGTTGCCGCGCTCCGGGAATCGGCTCCGGTAGTGGCACAGATCCGCGACGCCGGCATCAGGCCCGCCTATGCCCGCGAACTGGCGGGCTGGCTCGGAATGGCCATTGAAGATGTCAGCCGGGCTGTTGGTGCGGCCGCCAAGCGGCTCGCCCAGCCGGCTGCCCAAGCCGCCGGCGCTCCGGGAGCCCCGGCGCAGGGCGGAGGGCCAGGCGTTGCCTTGTTGCCGCCGTCGGGAGTTGTCCCGTCCTACAACCGTCCGGACCCTCGCGACCCTGTGGCTTCAATGGAGCGGCAGGCGCTGGAAGTCGCGCTGCAGGAGCCTGCAATGCTCGAGGGCGAGACCTGGGAGCGTTTCACCGCCGCCCGCTTCTCCACGCCCGCCTATCAGGCCGTCCACGACGCCATCAGGGCTGCTGGACTCGGCAATGCCGGTGATCCTGTGCGCTGGGTGGAGCAGCTGCTCCAGGAGGTACCGGAGCCGCTCCGGCTGCTGGTTTCGGAGCTGGCTGTGGTGCCTTTGCCGGCCAGCACGGCAGAAGGCGTACAAAAGTACTGCAGGGACATCCTGGCCCGTCTCTTCGAACTGCAGATCACCAGGGTCAAGGCGGACAAGATGGGCCAGCTGCAGCGACTGGACTCCTCGGCTGGCCCAGAGGACTTCCAGCGGCTCAACCGGGAGCTCATGCTGCTGGAGATGGAGCGGCGTTCACTGCGTTCTGACTCCTGA
- a CDS encoding deoxyguanosinetriphosphate triphosphohydrolase has translation MAETRTAAPVLPGYDARDSARWVEEPVKSNYRSDFERDRARVLHSSALRRLGAKTQVVAPDTDDFVRTRLTHSLEVAQVGRELGRALGCDPDVVDTACLSHDLGHPPFGHNGESALNEVAHGIGGFEGNAQTLRLLTRLEPKVLDSVGRPAGLNLTRASLDAAAKYPWSALDAPVIHGQRTSKFGTYEDDLPIFNWIREDAPVRRSCLEAQVMDLADDISYSVHDVEDAIVAGHFQLRWMDNPDHRARVVGYAKQWYLPHNDPAAIDAALARLEATDVWVREADGSRKSMAALKDMTSQFIGRFCQSALETTRAVYGPENLTRYNAELMVPDETVMEIAVMKGLATTFVMTTDHRQPIYERQREVLHALVTALSATGDRNLEPMFAADWRDAADDGARLRVVVDQVASLTDGSALAMYERLVGSLPSLW, from the coding sequence GTGGCTGAGACCAGGACAGCCGCTCCGGTGCTCCCCGGTTACGATGCCCGTGACTCTGCCCGCTGGGTGGAGGAACCGGTCAAGAGCAACTACCGCTCCGACTTCGAACGTGACCGCGCCCGGGTGCTGCATTCCTCGGCCCTGCGCCGGCTCGGCGCCAAAACCCAGGTGGTTGCCCCGGACACCGACGACTTCGTGCGGACCCGGCTCACGCACAGCCTCGAGGTGGCACAGGTGGGCCGCGAGCTTGGACGCGCGCTCGGCTGCGATCCCGATGTTGTGGACACCGCATGCCTCAGCCACGACCTCGGACACCCGCCGTTCGGCCACAACGGCGAATCGGCCCTGAACGAGGTGGCGCACGGGATCGGCGGCTTCGAAGGCAACGCCCAGACCCTCCGGCTGCTGACCCGGCTGGAGCCCAAGGTGCTGGATTCCGTAGGGCGGCCGGCGGGCCTGAACCTGACACGCGCGAGCCTTGACGCCGCGGCAAAGTACCCGTGGTCGGCGCTGGACGCACCTGTGATCCATGGGCAGCGCACCAGCAAATTCGGCACTTATGAAGACGATCTGCCCATCTTCAACTGGATCCGGGAAGATGCTCCGGTGCGCCGGTCCTGCCTGGAGGCGCAGGTCATGGACCTCGCGGATGATATCTCCTACTCTGTGCACGATGTTGAGGACGCCATTGTGGCCGGCCACTTCCAGCTGCGCTGGATGGACAACCCGGACCACCGTGCGCGTGTGGTGGGCTATGCCAAGCAGTGGTACCTGCCGCACAATGACCCGGCTGCAATTGACGCAGCGCTGGCCCGGCTCGAGGCGACAGACGTGTGGGTCCGTGAGGCCGACGGCAGCCGCAAGTCCATGGCCGCGCTCAAGGACATGACCAGCCAGTTCATTGGTCGCTTCTGCCAGAGCGCGCTGGAGACCACACGAGCCGTCTACGGGCCGGAAAACCTGACGCGCTACAACGCCGAGCTGATGGTCCCGGATGAAACCGTGATGGAAATCGCCGTGATGAAAGGCCTGGCCACCACGTTTGTGATGACCACCGATCACCGGCAGCCCATATACGAACGCCAGCGGGAAGTCCTGCACGCCTTGGTCACTGCGCTCAGTGCCACGGGGGACCGGAACCTGGAACCGATGTTCGCCGCTGACTGGCGGGACGCAGCCGACGACGGCGCACGGCTCCGCGTGGTGGTGGACCAGGTGGCATCCCTGACGGACGGCTCCGCCCTGGCCATGTACGAACGGCTCGTCGGCAGCCTGCCGTCGCTGTGGTGA
- the dusB gene encoding tRNA dihydrouridine synthase DusB, giving the protein MTVVATPPAPKLELPPLKLGPITVDTPVVLAPMAGITNSAFRRLCREYGGGLYVAEMVTSRALVERTPESLRIISHDDDEKVRSVQLYGVDPVTVGQAVRMLVDEDRADHIDLNFGCPVPKVTRRGGGAALPWKIDLFTSIVRTAVREASKGNVPLTIKMRKGIDEDHLTYLDAGRIARDSGVAAVALHGRTAAQFYSGQADWSAIARLREALPDIPVLGNGDIWSAEDAVRMVRETGVDGVVVGRGCQGRPWLFGDLMAAFEGSDVRHKPALRQVAEGVYRHAQLMIETFGDENKALREIRKHMAWYFKGYVVGSELRTRLAMVTTLEVLRETLDQLDLESPYPGVDAEGPRGRAGSPKQPALPKDWLLDRAMDADQSRDISAAELDVSGG; this is encoded by the coding sequence GTGACTGTTGTAGCAACCCCGCCCGCCCCCAAGCTGGAGCTTCCCCCTCTGAAGCTGGGCCCCATCACGGTGGATACCCCCGTGGTCCTGGCGCCCATGGCCGGCATCACCAACTCCGCCTTCCGCAGGCTTTGCCGTGAATACGGCGGCGGCCTCTATGTGGCCGAGATGGTCACGTCCCGCGCCCTGGTTGAACGCACTCCGGAATCGCTGCGCATCATTTCCCATGACGACGACGAAAAAGTCCGCTCTGTCCAGCTCTACGGCGTGGATCCGGTCACCGTTGGCCAGGCCGTCCGCATGCTGGTGGACGAGGACCGAGCAGACCACATCGACCTTAACTTCGGCTGCCCGGTCCCCAAAGTGACCCGCCGCGGCGGGGGTGCAGCCCTGCCCTGGAAGATCGATCTGTTCACGTCGATTGTCCGGACGGCCGTCCGCGAAGCGTCCAAGGGCAACGTGCCGCTGACCATCAAGATGCGCAAAGGCATCGACGAGGACCACCTGACGTACCTCGACGCCGGCCGTATCGCCCGCGATTCCGGTGTTGCCGCCGTCGCGCTTCACGGCCGTACCGCGGCGCAGTTCTATTCCGGCCAGGCGGACTGGTCCGCCATCGCCCGGCTCCGTGAGGCCCTGCCGGATATTCCGGTGCTGGGCAACGGGGACATCTGGTCCGCCGAAGATGCCGTCCGGATGGTCCGCGAGACCGGTGTGGACGGCGTGGTGGTGGGCCGTGGGTGCCAGGGGCGTCCGTGGCTCTTCGGCGATCTGATGGCAGCCTTCGAAGGAAGCGATGTACGGCACAAGCCGGCCCTGCGCCAGGTGGCTGAGGGTGTCTACCGCCACGCCCAGCTGATGATTGAGACGTTTGGCGATGAAAACAAGGCCCTCCGGGAAATCCGCAAGCACATGGCCTGGTACTTCAAGGGCTATGTGGTGGGCAGCGAACTGCGTACCAGACTCGCCATGGTGACCACGCTCGAGGTGCTGCGCGAGACCCTGGACCAGCTGGATCTCGAGTCGCCGTACCCGGGCGTAGACGCAGAGGGTCCACGTGGCCGTGCGGGTTCACCCAAGCAGCCTGCCCTCCCCAAGGACTGGCTCCTGGACCGCGCCATGGACGCTGACCAGTCACGCGACATCTCGGCTGCAGAGCTGGACGTTTCAGGTGGCTGA
- a CDS encoding YibE/F family protein, with amino-acid sequence MGSGHSHGHTEHSAPTVQAIAARRRANWILAAVLVPLTLLTLAAMAMMWPSGSKEGMTLASPYSTAPGVTFDTGKIQSVVVESCTPATAPAETGQDRPKGSDCTFAFTQPDKGGSTVKVVINPDITKSHGVKQGDNIRYLNLSNVQGASSGQGAPAYVFVDFVRTLPIIFLAILYAVVVIAVARWRGFRALIGLIGAYFVLVSFMLPGLVEGKPPLLLAMVGSTVIMIGVLYFAHGFSARTSTALLGTMFGLGITSLLAAWATDAANLAGVGNHEASTLVNISGNISISGIILCGLIISGLGVLNDVTITQSSAVWELYELAPNTSARRLFASAMRIGRDHIASTVYTIAFAYAGAALPILIIVMLYDRPLGDALTSAELSEEVVRTLVGSVGLVLAIPVTTLIAVLVVKATGIRAAAVAAGSAPDQERITVDPDDVGDTGALAAAVAVTSGKELAQEGRTPEPDSGRGRRADRG; translated from the coding sequence ATGGGTTCCGGACACTCCCACGGTCATACAGAGCATTCGGCGCCGACGGTACAGGCGATTGCTGCCCGCCGAAGGGCCAACTGGATCCTGGCGGCAGTGCTGGTCCCGCTGACATTGCTTACCCTCGCAGCCATGGCCATGATGTGGCCCTCGGGCAGCAAAGAGGGCATGACCCTTGCGAGTCCCTACTCGACGGCGCCGGGCGTCACCTTCGACACCGGCAAGATCCAGAGCGTGGTGGTGGAGAGCTGCACGCCGGCCACCGCCCCTGCCGAGACCGGGCAGGACAGGCCAAAGGGCTCGGACTGCACTTTCGCGTTCACCCAACCGGATAAGGGCGGCAGCACGGTCAAGGTGGTCATCAACCCGGACATTACCAAGTCCCATGGCGTCAAACAGGGGGACAACATCCGGTACCTGAATCTCTCCAATGTCCAGGGCGCTTCGTCAGGGCAGGGCGCACCGGCCTACGTCTTTGTGGATTTCGTCAGGACCCTGCCCATTATTTTTCTGGCGATCCTGTACGCCGTGGTGGTGATCGCGGTGGCCCGCTGGCGCGGATTCCGCGCTCTGATCGGCCTCATCGGTGCGTACTTTGTGCTGGTGAGCTTCATGCTGCCGGGTCTCGTGGAAGGGAAACCGCCGCTGCTGCTGGCAATGGTGGGTTCCACGGTGATCATGATCGGGGTCCTGTACTTTGCCCATGGTTTCTCGGCCCGGACGTCCACCGCCTTGCTGGGAACCATGTTCGGACTGGGCATCACCTCGCTCCTGGCCGCGTGGGCCACTGATGCCGCGAACCTGGCCGGGGTAGGCAACCACGAGGCCTCCACGCTGGTGAACATTTCGGGCAACATCTCGATCTCCGGCATCATCCTGTGCGGCCTCATCATTTCCGGCCTGGGCGTCCTCAACGACGTCACCATCACGCAGTCCTCCGCCGTGTGGGAGCTCTACGAGCTGGCACCCAACACGAGCGCCCGCAGGCTTTTCGCTTCGGCGATGAGGATCGGCCGTGACCACATTGCCTCCACGGTGTACACCATTGCCTTTGCCTATGCGGGGGCCGCCCTGCCCATTCTGATCATCGTGATGCTGTACGACCGCCCGCTCGGAGATGCCCTCACAAGCGCCGAGCTGTCCGAGGAAGTCGTCAGGACTCTCGTCGGATCTGTCGGCCTGGTGCTCGCGATCCCGGTCACCACCCTGATTGCGGTCCTCGTGGTCAAAGCCACGGGCATCCGGGCCGCAGCTGTCGCTGCAGGCAGCGCCCCGGATCAGGAACGGATCACCGTTGACCCGGACGACGTCGGCGACACCGGTGCGCTCGCAGCGGCAGTTGCCGTGACTTCCGGGAAAGAGCTGGCACAGGAAGGGCGGACGCCGGAACCGGACTCCGGGCGCGGACGCCGGGCGGACAGAGGCTGA
- a CDS encoding alpha/beta fold hydrolase: protein MLTVRQASGPTLGVALVLHGGQSHSFEPVQAQHLSPARMVPFARHLHRAGKTHGLAVWSLRNRVRGWNGEDMSPLQDARWALEQVHREHPGVPVYLLGHSMGGLTAVCAADDPLVDAVVALAPWLSGETPAARVAGRKVLLVHGANDRWTSPAESLNFARRAAAEAKSLQYVSLRGAGHFMFRRVRLWHTLATGFLMQAFAERTGAELRQDPGLSRLLPASALIPLVL from the coding sequence GTGCTGACGGTGCGGCAAGCCTCTGGTCCCACTCTGGGCGTGGCCCTGGTGCTGCACGGCGGCCAGTCCCACAGCTTCGAGCCCGTGCAGGCCCAGCACCTCAGTCCAGCCAGAATGGTCCCGTTCGCAAGGCATCTGCACCGGGCCGGCAAGACCCACGGGCTTGCTGTGTGGTCCCTGCGCAACCGGGTGCGCGGCTGGAACGGTGAGGACATGTCGCCGCTCCAGGATGCGCGCTGGGCCCTGGAACAGGTCCACCGGGAGCACCCGGGTGTTCCGGTTTATCTGCTGGGCCATTCCATGGGAGGCCTGACCGCCGTCTGCGCGGCCGACGACCCCCTGGTGGACGCCGTGGTGGCCCTGGCTCCGTGGCTCAGCGGCGAAACACCCGCCGCACGGGTGGCCGGCCGGAAAGTCCTGCTGGTGCATGGCGCAAACGACCGCTGGACCAGCCCGGCGGAGTCATTGAACTTCGCCCGGCGTGCTGCCGCGGAGGCCAAATCGCTGCAATACGTTTCGCTACGAGGTGCAGGGCACTTTATGTTCCGGCGGGTCCGCCTCTGGCACACACTGGCTACGGGTTTCCTGATGCAGGCCTTCGCTGAGAGGACCGGCGCTGAGCTGCGCCAGGATCCGGGGCTTAGCCGCCTCCTCCCCGCATCAGCCCTCATCCCGTTGGTTCTGTGA
- a CDS encoding multicopper oxidase domain-containing protein — protein MSEESANTGGISRRTLLRLGAAGGAGAALVAAQGWAGPLLAQRGLLSFDGAFAASSTALGDLLFYKEAFPTSPLIMTPFRDRLPIPKALAPVPKSEFSAWAKPPGPGYDQQNSLLNERHQIWCPVPGGPDPIVYKIDLLLRGHAFTTSKVMPINTLGHPTVSFDANGKTIAAGTARTLPLSTIYGFNGTFPGPMINAEYGKPVLVRFANHLDENPLNLDRQDFGSPDWSSLIHLHNGHTAPESDGNPHYSMMYGPKRMGYLPQMFVDNLYLNWPAGGDDREKQSFFWFHDHRMDHTGSNVYKGLVGLYPIYDPKNGLDMGDERRGYRLPGVRKDNSDGSFDVEYDVPLAFYDTRLDDGVTVHQDVHDGLGEFPAANNPAKHPKWWGKTFYRHFPNHGFVGDIFTVNGTANPVLEVKRRKYRFRFLDASVSRIYEFKLMSSTQGPKSAASLGYIGDELEGQYRIPDAQQCMRFTQIASDGGLLPFPIKRDSFELWPAKRREVIVDFTRYQDGTPTTKGDVIYLTNVMKMPNGRMWSNSSRFLPDPAYKVPVLKIVIGDDAPDDSRIPTAMRPLPTLPGNWKNLLDNRLIFEVERGSLGGEIEWLINGQPFEPYTVATSLKNKAGRTPLAQQKKGSFNLWEIRNGGGGWVHPFHLHMEEHRTVMRNNKDVTGGGDRSHPDDVSREDLVALDPGESVIVYRGFRDFVGPYVAHCHNLAHEDHAMMFGWEITP, from the coding sequence ATGTCCGAGGAATCTGCAAACACAGGCGGAATATCCCGCCGCACGCTCTTGCGGTTGGGGGCAGCCGGGGGAGCCGGAGCCGCACTGGTGGCCGCGCAGGGGTGGGCCGGCCCGCTGCTCGCCCAGAGGGGCCTGCTCTCGTTCGACGGCGCGTTCGCCGCTTCGTCGACAGCGCTTGGTGATCTGTTGTTTTACAAGGAGGCGTTCCCGACGAGCCCGTTGATCATGACGCCGTTCCGGGACCGGCTTCCGATCCCCAAGGCGCTGGCCCCGGTGCCGAAGTCGGAGTTCAGCGCGTGGGCGAAGCCGCCCGGTCCGGGCTACGACCAGCAGAACTCGCTGCTCAACGAGCGGCATCAGATATGGTGTCCTGTGCCCGGGGGTCCGGACCCGATCGTCTACAAGATCGACTTGCTGCTGCGGGGGCATGCGTTCACCACGTCGAAAGTGATGCCCATCAACACATTAGGGCATCCGACGGTCTCGTTTGATGCGAACGGCAAAACGATCGCCGCGGGCACGGCGCGGACTTTGCCCCTCAGCACCATTTACGGCTTCAACGGCACCTTCCCCGGGCCAATGATCAATGCCGAGTACGGCAAACCAGTGCTCGTCCGCTTCGCGAACCATCTGGACGAAAACCCGCTCAATCTCGACCGCCAGGACTTCGGATCCCCGGACTGGTCCTCACTGATTCACCTGCACAACGGGCACACCGCACCGGAGAGCGACGGCAACCCGCACTATTCGATGATGTACGGTCCCAAGCGCATGGGTTACCTGCCGCAAATGTTCGTCGACAACCTGTACCTGAACTGGCCGGCCGGGGGCGACGACCGCGAGAAGCAGAGCTTCTTCTGGTTCCACGACCACCGGATGGACCACACCGGCTCCAACGTCTACAAGGGCCTGGTGGGCCTGTACCCCATCTACGACCCGAAAAACGGTCTGGACATGGGAGACGAGCGCCGGGGCTACCGGCTTCCCGGAGTCCGCAAAGACAACTCGGACGGGTCCTTCGACGTCGAGTACGACGTCCCGCTGGCGTTCTACGACACACGCCTGGACGACGGAGTGACCGTGCACCAGGACGTCCACGACGGGCTGGGTGAATTCCCGGCCGCCAACAACCCTGCCAAGCACCCCAAGTGGTGGGGCAAGACGTTCTACAGGCACTTCCCCAACCACGGCTTCGTGGGCGACATCTTCACCGTCAACGGCACGGCGAACCCGGTGTTGGAGGTGAAGCGGCGCAAGTACCGCTTCCGGTTCCTGGACGCGTCGGTCTCGAGGATCTACGAGTTCAAACTGATGAGCTCGACGCAGGGCCCGAAGTCGGCGGCGTCGCTCGGCTACATAGGTGACGAGCTCGAGGGCCAGTACCGCATCCCCGACGCCCAGCAGTGCATGCGGTTCACCCAGATCGCCTCGGACGGCGGGCTCCTGCCGTTCCCGATCAAGCGGGACTCGTTCGAACTCTGGCCGGCCAAGAGGCGCGAAGTCATCGTCGATTTCACGCGGTACCAGGACGGCACGCCCACCACCAAGGGCGATGTCATCTACCTCACCAACGTCATGAAGATGCCCAACGGGCGGATGTGGTCCAACTCCTCGCGCTTCCTCCCGGATCCGGCCTACAAGGTGCCGGTGCTCAAGATCGTGATCGGCGACGACGCGCCGGACGACAGCCGGATCCCGACGGCCATGCGTCCGCTTCCAACGCTGCCCGGCAACTGGAAGAACCTGCTGGACAACCGCCTGATATTCGAGGTGGAGCGCGGCAGCCTGGGCGGCGAGATCGAGTGGCTCATCAACGGCCAGCCCTTTGAACCCTACACAGTGGCGACGAGCCTGAAGAACAAGGCAGGCCGCACGCCGCTGGCCCAGCAAAAGAAGGGCAGTTTCAACCTCTGGGAGATCCGCAACGGCGGCGGCGGCTGGGTCCATCCGTTCCACCTGCACATGGAGGAGCACCGCACCGTCATGCGGAACAACAAGGACGTGACCGGCGGGGGGGATCGCTCGCATCCGGACGACGTCTCGCGGGAGGATCTGGTGGCGCTCGACCCGGGTGAGTCGGTGATCGTCTACCGCGGCTTCCGGGACTTCGTCGGGCCGTATGTGGCGCACTGCCACAACCTGGCCCACGAGGACCACGCCATGATGTTCGGCTGGGAGATCACACCGTGA
- a CDS encoding GNAT family N-acetyltransferase, translating to MAIEYREWREGDDLALLEIWGDPETLQAGQFRSALALSASGENGTPWRRCIVAEDVVGGIGIPVAAGVVYEASLHPERLWAYVEVDRDHRRSGVGATLLTMLRREAEQSPSGAGRLRAKVQAGSPGAAFAEAFGLKPIQGSRLIVVDPGALSLPVFPSNNDGGRPANDEDAGSDVVMDLATGSVELTDVVGRYYSAIHEWDSPGVLSVRQVQKQFLDELTGAHGAIVLRAEPESAFGTSVAPSKKGRIRAFAVSYAHPAQGASGQAEATDATDVFLGHEPALDPADAAEAVRDLLALIAYQHPVMLELDDSMSALRSVVGPLLENGKARKTGPETLIVSD from the coding sequence ATGGCGATCGAGTACCGTGAATGGCGTGAGGGAGACGACCTCGCGCTGCTGGAAATCTGGGGAGACCCGGAAACGCTCCAGGCCGGTCAGTTCCGCAGCGCTCTGGCACTGTCGGCTTCCGGCGAAAACGGAACGCCCTGGCGCCGCTGCATCGTCGCCGAGGACGTGGTGGGCGGGATCGGCATTCCGGTTGCTGCCGGTGTGGTGTACGAGGCATCCCTGCATCCGGAACGCCTCTGGGCTTATGTCGAAGTGGACCGGGACCACCGCCGCTCCGGCGTCGGCGCCACGCTCCTGACCATGCTTCGCCGCGAAGCGGAACAGTCGCCGTCGGGAGCCGGCAGGCTGCGGGCGAAAGTTCAGGCCGGTAGCCCGGGTGCTGCATTCGCGGAAGCCTTTGGCCTGAAGCCCATCCAGGGTTCCCGGCTGATCGTGGTTGATCCGGGAGCGCTGAGTCTCCCGGTCTTCCCGTCAAACAACGACGGCGGACGGCCGGCGAACGATGAGGACGCAGGTTCAGATGTGGTGATGGACCTTGCCACCGGTTCGGTTGAACTCACGGATGTGGTGGGGCGCTATTACAGTGCGATCCACGAGTGGGACTCCCCGGGGGTCCTGTCCGTGCGGCAAGTGCAGAAGCAGTTCCTGGACGAGCTCACGGGCGCGCACGGTGCGATTGTGCTGCGTGCCGAGCCGGAGTCAGCATTTGGAACGAGTGTGGCTCCCAGCAAAAAGGGCCGCATCCGTGCCTTCGCGGTGAGCTATGCGCATCCGGCACAGGGAGCTTCTGGTCAGGCCGAGGCCACGGACGCCACTGACGTGTTTCTTGGCCACGAGCCTGCTCTGGACCCTGCTGATGCCGCGGAAGCGGTGCGTGACCTGCTGGCGCTGATCGCGTATCAGCACCCGGTGATGCTGGAACTGGACGATTCGATGTCAGCGCTGCGCTCCGTCGTCGGACCTCTGCTGGAAAACGGCAAGGCCCGGAAAACAGGCCCGGAGACGCTGATCGTCTCCGACTGA